The following proteins are co-located in the Pedobacter sp. FW305-3-2-15-E-R2A2 genome:
- a CDS encoding putative porin — MYKSIALFVFCFLILGTGALFAQDLKTKVNDNKLLDSLRKKEENGLDSVIFTSRFIRYTTLKLTKDSIQTLALDTSLNGFQNFSMIAQPRRPTIGTGNLGLAAMPMLFEPLKTIGFDAGFHSLDFYAIGHDDIKYYQARTPFTNLYFASAGETEAIFRVTHSQNIKPNWNIGANFNRIGANGYYTRQRGDHLNADLFNWYQSPNKRYNLWVSAIFNTLKARENGSVYNDEIYTSKSPTLGLAHLSENVRLSDAGHIYRGNTFMIKQTYFVGRIDSLAQEISQKILPTNKIAYTFKYSQNSYTFHKGTSDDGTAIPTGIADVSFTYDSTRYMNVQNEFMYSFFLRAKGNSIIKNELKLDAGIRHDFYKYNQGVYYADRKSPYYDFRSTFQNVTLLGSAGYRFSSRIDLNVDVQQIFQGRNSGDFLYEAKSNVLLSKSVGRIVLGGYFQNKSPEEVYNRYFGNHYNWLESFNRTKTINLSFKYYHDKLKFEAAAEYYLINDYLYFTMPAIPLKDGVPTMSEEDFYKKNANKIAPAQQGSLNLLKITLGKKLNFGKFNVDSYLVYQKTDNPNILRTPEVYAFASIYLDHTFFKTLKTNVGLDVRYNTPYKNYSYSAPAGQFYVGEGRTFDSYPIVDVWVKASLRKANLFVKTDYANQGLLSKGYYSVNRYPMMDRVLFKFGVSWSFYD; from the coding sequence ATGTATAAAAGCATTGCTTTATTTGTTTTTTGCTTTCTCATCTTGGGGACAGGGGCTTTGTTTGCCCAGGATCTAAAGACCAAGGTGAACGATAATAAACTACTGGACTCTTTGAGAAAGAAAGAAGAAAATGGATTAGACTCTGTTATTTTTACTTCCCGTTTTATTCGTTATACGACACTGAAGCTGACCAAAGACAGCATTCAGACTCTAGCGCTGGACACCAGCTTAAACGGCTTTCAGAATTTCAGTATGATTGCCCAGCCAAGAAGACCTACTATCGGAACGGGTAACCTCGGACTGGCAGCTATGCCCATGCTTTTTGAACCTTTGAAGACCATTGGATTTGATGCCGGATTCCACTCCCTGGATTTTTATGCTATCGGACATGACGACATTAAATACTATCAGGCTAGGACCCCCTTTACCAATCTTTATTTCGCTTCTGCGGGGGAAACTGAAGCGATATTTAGGGTGACCCATTCCCAAAATATTAAGCCAAACTGGAATATCGGTGCCAATTTTAATAGGATCGGTGCGAATGGATACTATACCCGCCAGCGTGGAGATCACTTAAATGCGGACCTTTTTAACTGGTATCAAAGTCCTAATAAACGATATAATTTATGGGTGAGTGCCATTTTTAACACGCTCAAGGCGCGCGAAAATGGTTCGGTGTATAATGATGAGATTTACACCAGTAAATCGCCGACTTTAGGGCTGGCCCATTTGTCTGAGAATGTCCGTTTGTCGGATGCGGGACACATCTATAGAGGAAATACCTTCATGATCAAGCAAACTTATTTTGTAGGACGTATCGATAGCCTCGCGCAGGAAATCAGCCAAAAGATCCTGCCTACGAATAAAATTGCCTATACTTTTAAATACAGTCAAAACTCCTATACTTTCCATAAAGGAACCAGCGATGATGGCACTGCAATTCCTACAGGTATTGCAGATGTCTCTTTTACCTATGACAGTACCCGATATATGAACGTACAGAATGAGTTTATGTATAGCTTTTTTCTGCGGGCAAAAGGAAATTCAATCATTAAGAATGAGCTGAAGCTGGATGCAGGGATCAGACATGATTTTTATAAGTATAACCAGGGAGTGTATTATGCGGACAGGAAAAGTCCTTATTACGACTTTAGGTCTACTTTTCAGAATGTGACGCTATTGGGTTCAGCGGGTTACAGGTTCAGTAGCCGCATTGACCTGAATGTAGATGTACAGCAGATTTTTCAGGGAAGAAATAGCGGAGATTTTCTCTATGAGGCAAAGAGTAATGTATTATTGAGTAAGTCGGTGGGCAGAATTGTATTGGGTGGATATTTTCAGAATAAATCTCCCGAAGAGGTATATAATCGGTATTTTGGAAATCATTACAATTGGCTGGAATCTTTTAACAGAACAAAAACCATTAATCTGTCTTTTAAATACTACCATGATAAGTTGAAGTTTGAAGCTGCTGCTGAATACTATTTGATTAACGATTATCTGTATTTTACCATGCCTGCAATACCCCTGAAAGATGGTGTTCCGACTATGTCGGAAGAAGATTTTTATAAAAAGAATGCCAATAAAATTGCCCCCGCACAACAGGGAAGTTTAAACCTGTTAAAAATCACGCTGGGTAAGAAACTCAACTTCGGTAAGTTTAATGTGGACAGTTACCTGGTTTATCAGAAAACAGACAATCCCAATATCCTGAGAACTCCCGAGGTGTATGCCTTTGCGAGTATTTATCTGGATCATACTTTCTTTAAGACCTTGAAAACAAATGTGGGTCTTGATGTCAGGTACAATACCCCTTATAAAAACTATTCTTATTCTGCTCCTGCAGGACAGTTTTATGTAGGGGAGGGAAGGACCTTTGATTCTTATCCAATTGTAGATGTTTGGGTGAAAGCAAGTCTGAGAAAAGCGAACCTGTTTGTGAAAACAGATTATGCGAATCAGGGGCTGCTCTCCAAAGGCTACTATTCTGTGAACCGTTATCCAATGATGGACCGTGTACTGTTTAAGTTCGGTGTGAGCTGGAGTTTCTACGATTAA
- a CDS encoding asparagine synthetase B: protein MALKKTYLLFFLLIFSLGLKASSILIFMDEDQKNHLKAYGIAYWSIKQKADVSWLLNYRGGSFLIQYHKGIEEECKTRGVSYQVLADGKVTAILNEISDPEVNMEVVKLEKSPKIAVYSPKSKLPWDDAVTMVLTYAEIPYEVVYDDEVLKDKLSGYDWLHLHHEDFTGQYGRFWSAFRNATWYREDVKNQEATAKRNGFNKVSEMKLAVAKRIKEFCAGGGFLFAMCSGTDSFDIALSADGVDICESMFDGDSADPQAQAKLNFNKTFAFKDFRLDVNPNNYEFSDIDVTQTRTLTQSNDYFTLFDFSAKWDLVPTMLTQNHEKVIKGFMGQTTAFKKSLVKPNITVLGENKGAEEVRYLNGEIGKGQFTFYGGHDPEDYQHAVGDPPTDLNLHPNSPGYRLILNNVLFPAAKKKPQKT, encoded by the coding sequence ATGGCCCTTAAAAAAACTTACCTCCTGTTTTTTCTCTTGATTTTTAGCCTCGGTCTGAAGGCCTCTTCTATCTTGATTTTTATGGATGAAGATCAGAAGAACCACCTAAAAGCATATGGCATTGCCTATTGGAGCATCAAGCAAAAGGCTGATGTAAGCTGGCTTTTAAACTATAGAGGAGGCAGTTTTTTAATTCAGTACCATAAGGGTATAGAGGAAGAATGTAAAACCAGGGGCGTTTCTTATCAGGTGTTGGCGGATGGAAAGGTCACGGCCATATTAAATGAAATCAGTGACCCGGAGGTGAATATGGAAGTGGTAAAGCTAGAGAAATCGCCTAAAATTGCGGTCTACTCTCCCAAAAGTAAACTTCCATGGGATGATGCCGTGACCATGGTGCTGACCTATGCGGAGATTCCTTATGAGGTGGTTTATGATGATGAGGTCTTGAAAGACAAACTTTCCGGTTACGACTGGTTACACCTGCACCATGAGGATTTTACCGGACAATACGGACGTTTTTGGAGCGCTTTCAGAAATGCGACCTGGTATCGGGAAGATGTCAAAAATCAGGAAGCAACGGCAAAGAGAAACGGCTTCAATAAAGTTTCTGAGATGAAGTTGGCGGTAGCGAAAAGAATCAAAGAATTCTGTGCCGGAGGAGGCTTCCTATTCGCTATGTGCTCCGGAACAGACAGTTTTGACATCGCACTAAGTGCCGATGGCGTAGACATTTGCGAAAGCATGTTCGATGGAGATAGCGCAGATCCGCAGGCACAGGCAAAGCTGAATTTCAATAAAACCTTTGCATTCAAAGATTTCAGGCTTGATGTAAACCCTAATAATTATGAATTTTCTGATATTGATGTCACCCAGACCAGGACATTAACACAGTCCAATGATTACTTTACGCTATTTGATTTCTCTGCAAAATGGGACCTTGTACCCACCATGCTGACCCAAAACCACGAGAAAGTGATCAAAGGTTTTATGGGCCAGACTACCGCTTTTAAGAAGTCGCTGGTAAAACCAAACATTACTGTATTGGGAGAAAATAAAGGAGCGGAAGAAGTGCGGTACCTGAACGGGGAAATCGGAAAAGGACAGTTTACCTTTTACGGTGGTCATGATCCGGAAGATTATCAACATGCCGTAGGTGATCCGCCAACGGACCTGAACCTGCATCCCAACTCTCCCGGCTATAGACTGATCTTAAATAATGTGTTATTTCCTGCGGCCAAAAAGAAACCGCAGAAAACTTAA
- a CDS encoding peptidylprolyl isomerase, with protein MSKAIIKTDKGNMTVQFYDQDAPNTVANFKKLASEGFYDGITFHRVIADFVIQGGCPNSKDPAKAHLAGTGGPGYKIDCELTGENQFHDRGVLSMAHAGRNTGGSQFFVCHSRTNTAHLDRNHTCFGKVIENVDIVDDIKQGDKIIGIEVIED; from the coding sequence ATGAGCAAAGCAATAATAAAAACAGATAAAGGCAATATGACCGTTCAGTTCTATGATCAGGATGCGCCAAATACCGTTGCTAACTTTAAGAAATTAGCTTCAGAAGGATTTTATGATGGCATTACTTTCCACAGGGTGATTGCTGACTTCGTTATTCAGGGTGGATGTCCTAACTCTAAAGACCCGGCTAAAGCACATTTAGCAGGTACTGGTGGTCCGGGATACAAAATTGATTGCGAATTGACCGGTGAGAACCAATTCCATGATCGTGGTGTGTTGTCTATGGCACATGCAGGTAGAAATACTGGTGGTTCACAATTCTTTGTATGCCACAGCAGGACTAATACTGCTCATTTAGACAGGAATCATACTTGTTTCGGAAAAGTAATAGAAAATGTTGATATTGTTGACGATATCAAACAAGGAGATAAGATTATAGGGATAGAAGTAATAGAAGACTAG
- a CDS encoding purine-nucleoside phosphorylase, translating into MFQVIHETVEYLKRKTEDFQPEIGIVLGTGLGGLVSEIEVKHQLMYSNIPNFPISTLEFHSGKLIFGILNGKRVVAMQGRLHYYEGYSMQQITFPIRVMKALGIAHLFVSNAAGSLNKDFKKGDLMVINDHINLQPESPLRGRNDTDMGPRFPDMSQPYQRSLVKQALEIAKENEISCHQGVYIAVTGPNLETKAEYNYLRIIGGDAVGMSTVPEVIVANHMGIPVFAISVLTDEGFTEVLQPVSLEEIIETARIAEPKMTKILSQLISTL; encoded by the coding sequence ATGTTTCAAGTCATACACGAAACCGTTGAATATTTAAAGCGTAAAACAGAAGATTTCCAACCGGAGATCGGCATTGTCTTAGGAACAGGCCTTGGCGGACTGGTTAGCGAGATCGAGGTTAAGCATCAGCTGATGTATTCCAACATCCCTAATTTTCCTATTTCTACTCTGGAGTTTCATTCCGGTAAACTGATATTCGGAATCCTGAATGGAAAACGTGTGGTGGCCATGCAAGGCCGCTTACATTATTATGAAGGATACAGCATGCAGCAGATCACCTTTCCAATCCGTGTGATGAAGGCTTTGGGTATTGCTCATCTCTTTGTGTCCAATGCTGCGGGTTCCCTGAATAAAGATTTTAAAAAAGGCGACCTGATGGTGATCAATGACCATATCAACCTACAGCCGGAGAGTCCTTTACGTGGTAGGAATGATACAGATATGGGACCTCGCTTCCCGGATATGAGCCAGCCTTATCAGCGCTCTTTGGTGAAACAGGCATTGGAAATTGCCAAAGAAAATGAGATTAGTTGTCACCAGGGCGTATATATTGCCGTGACCGGCCCAAACCTGGAAACAAAAGCAGAGTACAATTACCTGAGAATCATAGGTGGCGATGCGGTGGGGATGAGTACCGTTCCGGAAGTCATTGTGGCCAACCATATGGGAATTCCTGTGTTTGCCATTTCCGTGTTAACTGATGAAGGATTTACTGAGGTATTACAACCGGTAAGCCTGGAAGAGATTATTGAAACCGCAAGAATCGCGGAACCTAAAATGACAAAAATACTGAGCCAATTAATCTCAACTTTATAA